ACCAGGAAGGCGTCGTGGCCGACGGGGCTGGAAAGCTTGGACATGGCGAGCAGGTTGCCCAGGTTACGGCTCAGATGCTCCTGCTGGTGGTAGGGGTAGAGGATATCGGTGTCCACGCCCACGATCATGGTGGGCACCTTGGAGCTGGCCAGCGCCTTGTTCAGGCCGCCACGGCCCCGGCCGACGTCGTGGCGGTTAAGGGTTTCGGTGAGCGTGACGTAGCACCCGGCGTCGAAACGCTCCACGAGCTTAACCCCCTGGTGGTCGAGGTAGCTCTGCACGGCGAAGCGCTGGTCGTCGTCGCGGTAGGCGCCGAGCGGGTTCTCACCGGCTTGCGACGACGTGCCGAAGCGCTCGTCGATTTCCAGCTCGCCGCGGTAGGTCAGGTGCGCGAGGCGCCGCGCGGCGGCCAAACCCGCGTCGGGGCCGGACGGCTTGTCGTAGTAGTCGCCGCCGTGCCAGTTGGGATCGCGCGTAATCGCCGAGAGCTGGGCGGTCTGGATCCCGATCTGCCACGCGCTGGCGCGCGCGGACACGGCGAGCACGCAGGCGTAGTCCACCATTTCGGGGTACATGAGCGTCCACTCCAGGGTGCGCGCGCCGCCCATGGACCCGCCGAGCACCGCGCGGACGCGGCCGAGACCGAGCGCAGCGAGGAGTTGCTTTTCCGCGGTGACCTGGTCGCGGATGGAGATCGCGGGGAAACGCGAACCCCAGCGGCCTCCATCGGGGTGCTCGCTCGCCGGACCAGTGGAGCCGTAGCAGCTGCCGAGCGCATTGGTACAAATCACGCACCAGGTGTCGGTGTCCAGCGCCTTGCCCGGACCGATCACCTCGCACCACCACTCGGCGGCGTTGGAGTCACCGGTCAGGGCGTGCTCGACAAGCAGCACGTTGTTTGCGCCGAACGGGTCGCCGCGGAACTCGCCCCAGCGCTGGAAGGCGATGGTGGGGTCGGGGATCGCGGCGCCGGCCTCCGTCGTCACGCTTCCCACTCCAACTCGTTGCAGCTCGCCCTCGGGCGGCAAGGTGAAGCTCACTGCGCGGCCCCTAGACGGCGGCGAAGCCGCGCTCGAGGTCGGCGATGATGTCGTCGATGTTCTCGATACCCACGCTGAGGCGCACGGTGGACTGAGTGATCCCGGCCCGGGTCAGGCCGGCCTCGTTCGACTGCGAGTGGGTGGTGGATGCCGGGTGCACGACCAGCGAGCGGACGTCTCCGATGTTTGCCAGGTTGGAGTGCAGGCGTAGCGCGTTGATGAAGTTCCACGCCGCGGTGCGGTCGCCTGCGTCGCCCGCGAGGTCGAAGGAGAGCACGGAGCCGGTGTACTTCAGGCCCAGTTTTTCCTTAGTGGCGTAGTACGGGCTGGATTCCAGGCCGGCGAAGTTGACCTTGGCCACCTTGTCGTTGCCGGCCAGGAACTCCGCGACCTTGAGGGCGTTCTCGTTGTGGCGTTCCACGCGCAGACCCAGAGTGTCCAGGCCCTGGAGGGCGATCCAAGCGTTGAAGGGGGAGATCGCCGCGCCGGTGTCGCGCAGGATGCCCGCGCGCGCCTTGATGGCGAAGGCGGGTGCACCCAGGTCGGCGTACTTCAGGCCGTGGTAGGCGGCGTCCGGGGTGACAAAGTACGGGAAGACCGGCTCGCCGTCGCGCTCGACGGTCCAGTCGAACCGGCCGGCGTCGATAAGCGCGCCGCCGATGGCCGCACCGTTGCCGGTGTAGAACTTCGTTGTGGAGACGACGACGATGTCGGCGCCGAGCTCGAGCGGGCGCACGAGCGCCGCCGTGGCCATCGTGTTGTCCACGATCAGCGGGACCTGGTTGCTGTGCGCTACCTCGGCCACCGCGGGGATGTCGAGCACGTCAGCGATCGGGTTGCCGAAGGTCTCACCGTAAAACGCCTTGGTGTTCGGCCTGACCGCCGCCTGCCAGGATGCGGGGTCGTCAGGGTTGTCCACGAAGGTAAACTCAATGCCGAGGCGCGGCAGGGTGACCTCGAAGAGGGTCTCGGTGCCCCCGTAGAGGCGCGGGGAGGTGACGATGTGGTCGCCGGCGGAGGCGAGGTTGGTGATCGCGGCTGTCTCCGCGGCCATGCCCGAGGCGAAGGCGACTGCGGCGACGCCGCCCTCGAGGCTGGCGAGGCGGTCTTCGAGCGCCTGCTGCGTCGGGTTAGTGATGCGGGTGTAAATCGGGCCCGCATCGGAGAGGTTGAAGCGATTTTCCGCGTGCTGCGCGTCGTCGAACACGTAGGAGGTGGTCATGTAAATCGGCTGGTTGCGGGCGCCGTAGTCAGTGTCCACCTGCTGGCCCGCGTGGATGGCGCGGGTGTCGAAGGACCATTCGTTCGCGTTCGTGTTGTCGTATTGAGCCATGCGGTCAACCCTAACCGCCCGGGCGCGGTCTGTGTACCAAGCTGTCTATTAGGCCGTGTGAGCTGTGTGTTTGTGTGAATAAAAAGCGGAATGGAACGGTGGGTTATTCGAACTGGTCTAATCATGTATGGGAGTTGATCGCGAGGATCCGTTCGTTGAGGCGCAGCGCGCACATTTTCGCGCCAGCCTCCAGCGCGACACCGTTAATCTGCGTACCTCCGCTGGGTTGGCAGCCGTCGCGAGTGCGAGGATGATTTCACTCGGTGACCAGCTCGCATACCCGCGCGCGAAGTGGGAAAAGCTCGCGCATCACAAGCAGCAGCTACTGAAAGTGATGGCAGCCGGATGGTCGTGTCGAGGAGGAATCCTCACCGGGCGCTCGGCTGCACGGGTGTGTGGCATGTGGGTCGTCGCCCTTCCGGAGGAAAAACTCGAGGTCAGCCTACCGTCGCGAGCCAGCTCACCCAGCCGTGTCGCGACGAGGGACTACCAATTTCGCTATTCGCGCATCCCGGCGCAGCATATCTCGCTTGTCGACGGAATCCTCGTCACCGTCCTCGTTCGAACCTTCGCCGATATCGCTCGCTTCCACGGATTTCTTGAAGGTTTGATAGCCGTCGACTGGCTCCGCTTCCGGGGGATCGACCTTGAGGTGATCCGGGACGGTGTCTGCATGATGGGCCGGTCTAAGGGTATCGCGACGGTACGCGGTTGCATCGAGCACAGCGTTGGTAGCTCGGACTCTCCGTTTGAATCACTCGCGCGCGGCATGCTGATCGAGGGAGGCGTTACCGGGGTGAAAGCACAGGTCAGCATCGGCAACTACCTGGTTGATCTGCTTGTGGAGGGCTGGCTGATTATCGAAATAGATGGTGCGGTGAAGTACAACGGGCCGGATGCCGAGAGGGCGCGGCAGCGTGAGTTCACCCGGCAAAAAGCCATCGCCAACCGCGGCTATGTGTTCCTCCGTTACACTCCCGGTGATCTCCTGCGCGACCCGGAAGGGTTCGTCTCGGAAGTCAGATGGACCCTCGCGCATCGACGTCCGACGGTGCCGCCGAGGCCCGGTCCTCGGCACACCTAGTCGCAACGCCACTGCTCATGCTCCATTGGCGACTCCACTCGAGGCTCGCCCGGGCCCCACGCCTGATCCCATACCCAAATGCAAACTAGTACGTGCGTGTTAGTCGAGTGGGGGGATGTGGATCTCTCTGTGTTACTCGACTAACACGCACGTACTAGTTTGCATTTGCGGAAAGTGCAAGGGGGAGATGGCATGCGAAAGCCCCCGCGCACCGGCATTGGTGCAGCGGGGGCCCGGCGGTAACTCAGGGGCGCGGCCACAAGCGGCGGACGCGCCCGAGCCACCTACATCGCGTCAGTGATCGAGTTCAGCGTGGCGGACGGACGCATCACGGCCGACGCCTTGGCATCGTCCGGGAGGTAGTAACCGCCGAGGTCGCCGGGCTGACCCTGGACCGAGAGCAACTCCGCGGCAATGGTCTCCTCATTCTCCCGCAGCTGCTTGGCCACTGGAGTGAAGTACTCGGCAATCGCAGCATCGTCCGTCTGCTTCGCCAGCTCCTCGGCCCAGTTGAGTGCGAGATAGAAGTGGGAGCCGCGGTTGTCGATCTCACCGCCCTTGCGGGAAGGGGAGTGGCCCTCAATCAGAACGGTCTCGGTGGCCTTGTCCAGGGCGTCCGCCAACACGTCGGCCTTGGGGTTGCCCTGGTCGGCTGCCAGACGCAGGGACTCGGCGAGCGCCAGGAATTCCCCGAGGGAGTCCCAGCGCAGGTGGTTCTCAGACTGGACCTGCTGCACGTGCTTCGGGGCCGAGCCACCTGCACCGGTCTCGAACAGGCCGCCTCCCGCCATGAGCGGGACGATGGAGAGCATCTTCGCGGAGGTGCCCAGCTCGAGGATGGGGAAGAGGTCGGTGTTGTAGTCGCGCAGGACGTTGCCGGTCACGGAGATGGTGTCCTCGCCGCGGCGCAGACGCTCGACGGTGATCTTCGTGGCCTCGACCGGGGAAGCGACCGAGATGTCCAAGCCCTCGGTGTCATGGTCGGCGAGGTACGTGCGCACCAGCTCGATGAGGTTGCGGTCGTGGGCGCGGGACTCGTCGAGCCAGAAGATCGTCTTCATGCCGGACTTGCGGGCGCGGCTGACAGCCAGCTTGACCCAGTCGCGGATCGGGGCGTCCTTGGTCTGGCAGGCGCGCCAGATGTCGCCAGCCTCCACGACGTGCTCCAAGATGGCCTCACCCGCGGAGTTGACCACGCGCACGGTGCCGTCGGCGGAGATCTTGAAGGTCTTGTCGTGGGAGCCGTACTCCTCGGCCTTCTGGGCCATGAGACCGACGTTGGGGACAGTGCCCATCGTGGTCGGGTCGAAGGCGCCGTTGGCGCGGCAATCGTCGATGACGACCTGGTAGATGCCAGCGTAGGAGGAGTCCGGGATCGTGGCCAGGGTGTCCTGCTCCTGGTCCTCGGCGTTCCACATGTGGCCGGAGGTGCGGATCATGGCCGGCATGGAGGCGTCCACGATCACGTCGGACGGCACATGGAGGTTGGTGATGCCCTTGGTGGAGTTGACCATGGCGAGGTCGGGGCCGTCAGCAAGCGCCTTGTCAATGGCGGCGCGGATCTCCTCGCCGTTTTCAAGGGAGGACAGGCCGTCGAGAATCGCGCCGAGGCCGTTCTCACCGTCGAGGCCCGCGGCGAGAAGCTCCTCACCGTGGGCTTCGAAAACGTCCTTGAAGTAGGCGCGTACTACATGACCGAAAATGATGGGGTCGGAGACCTTCATCATGGTGGCCTTCAGGTGGGCGGAAAACAGGATGCCTTCGGCCTTGGCGCGCTCGATCGCCTCGAGGAGGAACGCGTCGAGGGCCTTGGCGGACATGTAGGTGGCGTCGATCACTTCGCCCTGGAGAACTTTGAGCTCCTCCTTGAGCACGTCGGTGGCGCCGTCGTTACGCGAAAGCTCGATGCGCAGGGTGTCATCGGACGGCATGATGACGGACTTCTCGTTGGCGCGGAAGTCCCCGGTTTCCATAGTGGTGACATTGGTCTTGGAGTCGGCCGACCACTCGCCCATGGAGTGCGGGTGCTTGCGGGTGTAGTTCTTCACCGCTTCCGGCGCGCGACGGTCCGAGTTGCCCTGGCGCAGCACCGGGTTGACGGCGGAGCCCTTCACCGAGTCGTAGCGGGCGCGGATTTCGCGCTCCTCGTCGGTGGACGGGTTGTCCGGGAAGTTGGGGATGTCGAAACCCTTGGCCTGCAGCTCCGCGATGGCCTTCTTCAGCTGAACCTGCGAGGCGGAGATGTTGGGAAGCTTGATGATGTTCGCCTCCGGGTTCTCCGCCAGCTCGCCGAGCTCGGCGAGGGCGTCGTGGGTGTACTTCTCATCAGTGACGCGCTCCGGGAACAGCGCCAGGATGCGGCCGGCGACGGAGATGTCGCGCGTTTCTACCTTCACGCCGGCGTTGGACGCGAACGCGTTGACAATAGGCAGCAGCGAGTAGGTCGCGAGCAGCGGTGCTTCGTCGGTGCGGGTCCAGATGATGGTTGCCACTATTTTGCTCCTCTAAGTACTTACAATTAATCCAGTCATTCAGGATACCAATTTTTGTCCGAAACGCTGTATGAGTAGGCCGGGAGGCGGCGTTGTAGGGTAGCGGGCATGAGTCTCACCATCGCGTCAGTAAATGTCAACGGGATCCGCGCGGCCACGAAGGTTCGCAACGACTCCAACCCGGGCATGCTCGG
This window of the Corynebacterium qintianiae genome carries:
- a CDS encoding NADP-dependent isocitrate dehydrogenase, with the translated sequence MATIIWTRTDEAPLLATYSLLPIVNAFASNAGVKVETRDISVAGRILALFPERVTDEKYTHDALAELGELAENPEANIIKLPNISASQVQLKKAIAELQAKGFDIPNFPDNPSTDEEREIRARYDSVKGSAVNPVLRQGNSDRRAPEAVKNYTRKHPHSMGEWSADSKTNVTTMETGDFRANEKSVIMPSDDTLRIELSRNDGATDVLKEELKVLQGEVIDATYMSAKALDAFLLEAIERAKAEGILFSAHLKATMMKVSDPIIFGHVVRAYFKDVFEAHGEELLAAGLDGENGLGAILDGLSSLENGEEIRAAIDKALADGPDLAMVNSTKGITNLHVPSDVIVDASMPAMIRTSGHMWNAEDQEQDTLATIPDSSYAGIYQVVIDDCRANGAFDPTTMGTVPNVGLMAQKAEEYGSHDKTFKISADGTVRVVNSAGEAILEHVVEAGDIWRACQTKDAPIRDWVKLAVSRARKSGMKTIFWLDESRAHDRNLIELVRTYLADHDTEGLDISVASPVEATKITVERLRRGEDTISVTGNVLRDYNTDLFPILELGTSAKMLSIVPLMAGGGLFETGAGGSAPKHVQQVQSENHLRWDSLGEFLALAESLRLAADQGNPKADVLADALDKATETVLIEGHSPSRKGGEIDNRGSHFYLALNWAEELAKQTDDAAIAEYFTPVAKQLRENEETIAAELLSVQGQPGDLGGYYLPDDAKASAVMRPSATLNSITDAM
- the metX gene encoding homoserine O-acetyltransferase MetX — its product is MSFTLPPEGELQRVGVGSVTTEAGAAIPDPTIAFQRWGEFRGDPFGANNVLLVEHALTGDSNAAEWWCEVIGPGKALDTDTWCVICTNALGSCYGSTGPASEHPDGGRWGSRFPAISIRDQVTAEKQLLAALGLGRVRAVLGGSMGGARTLEWTLMYPEMVDYACVLAVSARASAWQIGIQTAQLSAITRDPNWHGGDYYDKPSGPDAGLAAARRLAHLTYRGELEIDERFGTSSQAGENPLGAYRDDDQRFAVQSYLDHQGVKLVERFDAGCYVTLTETLNRHDVGRGRGGLNKALASSKVPTMIVGVDTDILYPYHQQEHLSRNLGNLLAMSKLSSPVGHDAFLVEARQMDIILRKFIALTEQTPSPHDFASRSGAYDI
- a CDS encoding endonuclease domain-containing protein, coding for MGVDREDPFVEAQRAHFRASLQRDTVNLRTSAGLAAVASARMISLGDQLAYPRAKWEKLAHHKQQLLKVMAAGWSCRGGILTGRSAARVCGMWVVALPEEKLEVSLPSRASSPSRVATRDYQFRYSRIPAQHISLVDGILVTVLVRTFADIARFHGFLEGLIAVDWLRFRGIDLEVIRDGVCMMGRSKGIATVRGCIEHSVGSSDSPFESLARGMLIEGGVTGVKAQVSIGNYLVDLLVEGWLIIEIDGAVKYNGPDAERARQREFTRQKAIANRGYVFLRYTPGDLLRDPEGFVSEVRWTLAHRRPTVPPRPGPRHT
- a CDS encoding O-acetylhomoserine/O-acetylserine sulfhydrylase, producing MAQYDNTNANEWSFDTRAIHAGQQVDTDYGARNQPIYMTTSYVFDDAQHAENRFNLSDAGPIYTRITNPTQQALEDRLASLEGGVAAVAFASGMAAETAAITNLASAGDHIVTSPRLYGGTETLFEVTLPRLGIEFTFVDNPDDPASWQAAVRPNTKAFYGETFGNPIADVLDIPAVAEVAHSNQVPLIVDNTMATAALVRPLELGADIVVVSTTKFYTGNGAAIGGALIDAGRFDWTVERDGEPVFPYFVTPDAAYHGLKYADLGAPAFAIKARAGILRDTGAAISPFNAWIALQGLDTLGLRVERHNENALKVAEFLAGNDKVAKVNFAGLESSPYYATKEKLGLKYTGSVLSFDLAGDAGDRTAAWNFINALRLHSNLANIGDVRSLVVHPASTTHSQSNEAGLTRAGITQSTVRLSVGIENIDDIIADLERGFAAV